One segment of Solanum stenotomum isolate F172 chromosome 1, ASM1918654v1, whole genome shotgun sequence DNA contains the following:
- the LOC125853136 gene encoding MYB-like transcription factor 4, which yields MGRSPCCEKAHTNKGAWTKEEDERLISYIRTHGEGCWRSLPKAAGLLRCGKSCRLRWINYLRPDLKRGNFTEEEDELIIKLHSLLGNKWSLIAGRLPGRTDNEIKNYWNTHIRRKLLSRGIDPTTHRPINEPGTTQKITTISFAGGDHKTKDIEEDHNKMINVKAESGLSQLEDEISSSPFREQCPDLNLELRISPPSLQNYQHSPSRCFACSLGIQNSKDCNCSKNNMGNIASYNFLGLKSNGVLDYRTLETK from the exons ATGGGAAGATCACCGTGTTGTGAAAAAGCACATACAAATAAAGGAGCTTGGactaaagaagaagatgaaCGACTTATTTCTTATATTAGAACTCACGGCGAAGGTTGCTGGAGATCCCTTCCCAAAGCTGCCGGACTTCTCCGCTGCGGTAAAAGTTGCCGTCTCCGGTGGATTAATTACTTGAGACCTGACCTTAAACGCGGTAATTttactgaagaagaagatgaactCATTATCAAACTCCATAGCCTTCTGGGTAACAA ATGGTCACTTATAGCCGGAAGATTACCCGGAAGAACAGATAACGAGATAAAGAATTACTGGAATACACATATAAGAAGGAAGCTTTTGAGTCGGGGCATTGATCCTACGACACACAGGCCCATTAACGAGCCCGGTACAACGcaaaaaatcacaacaatttcaTTTGCAGGTGGAGATCATAAAACTAAAGATATTGAAGAAGATCATAATAAGATGATAAATGTCAAAGCTGAATCTGGGCTAAGTCAATTAGAAGATGAAATTAGTAGCAGTCCATTTCGAGAACAGTGTCCTGATTTAAATCTTGAGCTCAGAATTAGCCCTCCTTCTCTACAAAATTACCAACATAGCCCCTCGAGGTGTTTTGCATGCAGTTTGGGTATACAAAATAGTAAAGATTGCAACTGCAGTAAAAATAATATGGGTAATATTGcaagttataattttttaggaTTAAAGAGTAATGGCGTTTTGGACTATAGAACTTTGGAAACTAAgtga